A single genomic interval of Antechinus flavipes isolate AdamAnt ecotype Samford, QLD, Australia chromosome 1, AdamAnt_v2, whole genome shotgun sequence harbors:
- the SOCS6 gene encoding suppressor of cytokine signaling 6 yields MKKISLKTFRKSFNLNKSKEENDFVVVQQPSLTTDFGKDDSLFSSCYGKDLASCEINSEDEKSGKNRSKSESLMGTLKRRLSAKQKQKGKGSPPSVNSADEDTFSSSSAPIVFKDVRAQRPLRSTSLRSHHYSPTPWPLRPTNSEETCIKMEVRVKALVHSSNPSPALNGVRKDFHDLQSDSVFQEQNSALKRTESQNGDLHLHIDEHVPVVIGLMPQDYIQYTVPLDEGMYPLEGSRSYCLDSSSPMEVSAIPSQVGRNSFHEDESQVDQDIVVAPDIFVDQAVNGLLIGTTGVMLQSPRVNHSDVPPLSPLLPPMQNNQIQRNFSGLNGTDTHVSESMHCHLNFDPNTAPGVGRVYDSVQNSGPMVVTSLTEELKKLAKQGWYWGPITRWEAEGKLANVPDGSFLVRDSSDDRYLLSLSFRSHGKTLHTRIEHSNGRFSFYEQPDVEGHTSIVDLIEHSIRDSENGAFCYSRSRLPGSATYPVRLTNPVSRFMQVRSLQYLCRFVIRQYTRIDLIQKLPLPNKMKDYLQEKHY; encoded by the coding sequence ATGAAGAAAATTAGTCTTAAGACCTTTCGGAAGTCTTTCAACTTGAATAAAAGTAAGGAAGAGAATGATTTTGTGGTGGTACAGCAACCATCACTAACCACTGACTTTGGAAAAGATGATTCCTTGTTTAGTAGCTGCTATGGTAAAGACTTGGCCAGCTGTGAAATCAATAGTGAAGAtgagaaaagtgggaaaaatcGATCCAAAAGTGAAAGCTTAATGGGTACATTAAAAAGGCGACTTTCAGCAAAGCAAAAGCAGAAAGGCAAGGGCAGCCCACCATCTGTGAACTCTGCAGATGAGGacactttttcttcttcatcagccCCAATAGTCTTTAAAGATGTAAGAGCTCAAAGACCATTAAGGTCAACATCCCTTCGTAGTCATCATTATAGTCCTACTCCATGGCCTCTTCGTCCAACAAATTCAGAGGAGACCTGTATCAAAATGGAAGTAAGAGTCAAGGCTTTGGTTCACTCTTCTAATCCAAGCCCAGCACTGAATGGCGTTCGAAAAGATTTTCATGATTTGCAGTCTGACAGTGTGTTCCAAGAACAAAACAGTGCATTAAAACGTACAGAATCTCAAAATGGAGACCTGCATCTTCACATTGATGAACATGTGCCTGTAGTTATTGGACTTATGCCTCAGGACTACATTCAGTATACTGTGCCTTTAGATGAGGGAATGTATCCTTTGGAAGGATCACGTAGTTATTGTCTGGACAGTTCCTCTCCCATGGAAGTTTCAGCTATTCCTTCTCAAGTAGGAAGGAACTCATTCCATGAGGATGAGAGTCAGGTAGACCAGGACATAGTAGTTGCCCCAGATATCTTTGTGGATCAGGCAGTTAATGGCTTGTTGATTGGCACCACAGGAGTCATGTTGCAAAGCCCAAGAGTTAATCACAGCGATGTCCCTCCACTCTCACCATTGCTACCTCCAATGCAGAATAATCAAATCCAAAGGAACTTTAGTGGACTTAATGGCACAGATACACATGTGTCTGAAAGTATGCATTGTCATTTGAATTTTGATCCCAACACTGCTCCTGGAGTTGGAAGAGTTTATGACTCTGTACAAAATAGTGGCCCTATGGTTGTGACAAGTCTTACAGAGGAACTGAAAAAGCTTGCAAAACAGGGATGGTACTGGGGACCTATTACACGTTGGGAGGCAGAAGGAAAGCTGGCAAATGTGCCCGATGGTTCTTTTCTTGTTCGCGATAGTTCTGATGACCGTTATCTATTAAGCTTGAGCTTTCGATCCCATGGTAAAACACTTCACACTAGGATTGAACATTCAAATGGTAGGTTTAGCTTTTATGAACAACCAGATGTAGAAGGGCATACTTCTATAGTTGATCTAATTGAACATTCAATCAGGGACTCTGAAAATGGAGCTTTTTGCTATTCACGGTCTCGGTTGCCTGGTTCTGCAACCTACCCCGTCAGACTGACCAATCCTGTATCACGGTTCATGCAGGTACGTTCATTGCAGTACCTGTGTCGTTTTGTTATACGTCAATACACCAGAATAGACTTGATTCAAAAACTGCCTTTGCCAAACAAAATGAAGGATTATTTACAAGAAAAGCACTACTGA